Proteins encoded together in one Acidaminococcales bacterium window:
- a CDS encoding class II aldolase/adducin family protein codes for MNKATLAVCRKIVETGRLLLQAKLTEGVWGNVSARTGKKGLIAITPSGRAYDTLCYKDICIIDAQGKPQKNTFAPSSEWPLHIAIYNARPDVKAIIHTHSVYASAFAVAGQPILPVAEDMAQIVGGQIDVGGYALPGTASLAANAVDALAGKNAVLLKNHGLAVCGRNLTEALTVAVIVEKTAKIFLYAKQLDAETGGIAAEDVKILRDFYLDKYSRQQLVRD; via the coding sequence ATGAATAAAGCGACTTTGGCCGTATGCAGAAAAATAGTTGAGACAGGCCGGCTGCTCTTGCAGGCTAAACTGACAGAAGGCGTCTGGGGAAATGTCAGCGCGCGCACGGGAAAGAAAGGCCTCATAGCGATTACGCCTTCCGGCCGCGCTTATGATACGCTTTGTTATAAGGACATTTGCATCATTGACGCGCAGGGAAAACCGCAAAAAAATACCTTTGCGCCCTCATCCGAATGGCCTTTGCATATCGCTATATATAACGCCCGCCCAGACGTGAAGGCGATCATACATACGCACAGCGTTTACGCGAGCGCGTTTGCCGTAGCCGGGCAGCCTATTCTGCCGGTGGCGGAGGACATGGCACAGATTGTCGGCGGGCAAATAGACGTGGGCGGATACGCTTTGCCCGGAACCGCGTCGCTGGCTGCCAATGCGGTTGACGCCCTTGCCGGCAAAAACGCGGTATTATTAAAAAATCACGGTTTGGCCGTTTGCGGGCGCAATCTTACCGAAGCGCTGACGGTTGCCGTTATCGTGGAGAAGACCGCCAAAATCTTCCTGTACGCGAAACAACTTGATGCCGAAACAGGCGGCATAGCCGCTGAAGATGTTAAAATACTGCGTGATTTTTACCTTGACAAATATAGCAGGCAGCAATTAGTGAGGGATTGA